One Terriglobia bacterium DNA segment encodes these proteins:
- a CDS encoding TonB-dependent receptor, which yields MRFQSVFKLTLWLLVAATFGSISAERVNAQVLYGSVAGTVTDQTGAVVPGAAITIVNDNTGFTRNASTASAGDYHITDLPAGTYTLSITAQGFKPVKHTGVAVSVGSTNQQDVQLSVGAVTQEVTVAGSTVSLQTQTTDVHTTISSYAVENLPLNVYHNFQSVELLAPGVVSLSAIQNNYPNSLADAPDRSLAINSNGLPQHINTSRVDGATNVFLWLPDHMVVVPPAATVQEVNVQTSNFNVQKGLTAGAATDVITKSGTNQFHGNLYGYHTDQALNAQNALVHTSGSKPKDIRNNDGVSVGGPIIKNKMFFFGNWDGYYQRQNAADTGLIPPTDMRNGDYSAYLGANVYNCAVAPDANGNCAAPVPEMVQTTEGATVQLQQGMVFDPTTGNPLTGQGRQVFSSGGALNMIPAARMYAGASNFWQLMAPYTPNNTLGQPFTENTAQNDIRLRNSSWDRNIYTGKVDYNISDRQSVWAKYTLQKAILNDGSDYGVAGQGGGTGLTHDTAQTVTIGHTWTAKPDLVLTGHVGFTRMGEHNQLPDFGKEFGQTVLGLINSNTPLDDPRYSGMPGITLGGGFTTLGTNQSWEPMWRNDWQLTLDENATWIKGKHSIVFGFDAAHNHLNQWQPEILCCVRGNIFTSSDNTFLNLATDALGTGKQPQLYDNTGAPVGFNSAPWNAIAEFNLGLANEVQNGQQFIKLTNKDWQEALYIGDTYRVTQKLTATLGLRWEYFPLITRDGASKFEVYDPKTNQLVLGGLGGNDTHLSNTALAVTSSKKLFAPRLGLAYQLNDKTVVRSAFGITYDTLPLERPLRGFFPYTIAADNFVAGNSHVTRFLPYSSFNLGNNTANAIPGLADGVPLIQGPTGFASGVLVPPGNVVIGSLGPGEYHRGYVESWNFTVERKLPGSILLNAGYVGNHLVHEFNFRDINAAPLGTGGSGQPLSVFGRNIKTLQGQGYLDSHYNSLQVSIYRRVSTGLFLQGAYTYSKVIAYQDDEAASSSNSGLRFNCPPSSALPQGCQPFNRGAPAFDHTHVLKMAFVYHLPFGAGQRWATSGPARYILGGWQTNGIFTGLSGSPLTVTQSSSFLNTPATSQVPDNAGGLNMLKETGPDQLWFNTTAFVPTKEVRLGTAGRGLSWLRGPGLTQLDFSVFRNFKFAERYNLALRFEALNLSNTPHWSNPSTSCSIKTGPGDGVCGGGFGQITDAFGERIFQIGAQIDF from the coding sequence ATGAGGTTTCAGTCTGTTTTTAAACTCACGTTATGGCTCCTCGTGGCCGCCACCTTTGGGTCCATCTCGGCGGAACGGGTGAATGCTCAGGTTCTATACGGCTCAGTCGCTGGAACCGTTACCGACCAAACGGGTGCCGTGGTGCCGGGGGCAGCCATTACAATTGTGAATGACAACACCGGTTTCACCCGCAATGCTTCTACTGCATCTGCCGGTGACTACCACATCACGGACCTCCCTGCCGGGACCTATACGCTCAGCATTACGGCGCAGGGCTTCAAACCTGTTAAGCATACCGGCGTTGCTGTCAGCGTGGGTTCAACCAACCAGCAGGACGTGCAATTATCGGTTGGCGCTGTCACTCAGGAAGTCACGGTAGCCGGTTCTACCGTATCGCTTCAAACGCAGACGACCGACGTCCATACAACCATCAGCAGCTATGCGGTCGAGAACCTGCCGCTGAATGTCTACCACAACTTCCAGAGCGTCGAACTTCTGGCTCCAGGCGTTGTTTCGCTGTCAGCCATTCAAAACAACTACCCCAATTCGCTTGCTGACGCTCCGGACCGTTCGCTCGCCATCAATTCGAACGGCCTGCCGCAGCACATCAATACTTCGCGGGTAGACGGCGCCACCAACGTGTTTCTGTGGCTGCCGGACCACATGGTGGTGGTGCCGCCGGCGGCAACCGTGCAGGAAGTCAACGTACAGACTTCCAACTTCAACGTCCAAAAAGGACTGACGGCCGGCGCGGCCACGGACGTGATTACCAAGTCCGGGACGAACCAGTTCCATGGAAACCTTTACGGATACCACACCGACCAGGCGCTGAATGCGCAAAACGCGCTGGTCCATACCTCCGGCTCCAAGCCCAAAGACATTCGGAACAACGACGGCGTGTCTGTGGGAGGGCCGATTATCAAGAATAAGATGTTCTTCTTCGGCAACTGGGATGGATATTACCAGCGCCAGAACGCCGCCGATACGGGCCTGATTCCGCCCACGGACATGCGGAACGGCGACTACTCTGCGTATCTCGGCGCTAACGTTTATAATTGCGCCGTCGCCCCCGATGCCAACGGCAACTGCGCCGCACCTGTTCCGGAGATGGTGCAAACCACGGAAGGCGCAACGGTTCAGTTGCAGCAAGGAATGGTTTTTGACCCCACGACCGGCAATCCGCTGACTGGCCAGGGCCGTCAGGTCTTTTCGTCCGGCGGCGCCTTGAACATGATTCCTGCCGCGCGCATGTATGCGGGAGCTTCAAACTTCTGGCAACTGATGGCCCCTTATACTCCGAACAACACGCTCGGACAGCCCTTCACTGAAAACACGGCCCAGAATGACATCCGGCTGAGAAATTCAAGCTGGGACCGGAACATCTACACTGGAAAAGTTGACTACAACATCAGCGACCGCCAGTCGGTATGGGCCAAGTACACGTTGCAGAAAGCTATCCTCAACGATGGCAGTGATTATGGCGTCGCGGGGCAGGGTGGCGGCACCGGGCTCACCCATGATACAGCTCAGACAGTGACCATTGGGCACACCTGGACCGCCAAGCCGGACCTCGTGCTCACGGGACACGTCGGCTTCACCCGCATGGGGGAGCATAATCAGTTGCCGGATTTCGGCAAGGAGTTTGGCCAGACCGTTCTCGGCCTGATCAACAGCAACACACCGCTCGATGATCCGCGTTACAGTGGCATGCCTGGCATTACCCTCGGCGGCGGATTCACAACACTCGGAACCAACCAGTCATGGGAACCCATGTGGCGAAATGACTGGCAGTTAACGCTGGATGAAAACGCGACCTGGATCAAGGGGAAGCACTCGATTGTGTTTGGATTCGATGCCGCGCACAATCACCTGAACCAATGGCAGCCGGAGATCCTCTGCTGCGTGCGCGGAAACATCTTTACGTCAAGCGATAACACGTTCCTCAATCTGGCGACGGACGCGCTGGGCACCGGAAAACAACCCCAGCTCTACGACAACACCGGAGCCCCGGTTGGCTTCAACTCCGCGCCCTGGAACGCTATCGCTGAATTCAACCTCGGCCTGGCGAATGAAGTCCAGAACGGCCAGCAGTTCATCAAGCTCACCAACAAGGACTGGCAGGAGGCCCTCTACATCGGAGACACCTACCGGGTAACACAAAAGCTCACAGCGACACTGGGACTCCGTTGGGAATACTTCCCGCTCATCACCCGCGACGGCGCCAGCAAGTTCGAGGTGTATGATCCAAAAACCAATCAACTGGTTCTGGGCGGACTGGGAGGTAACGATACTCACCTCAGCAACACGGCCCTCGCGGTAACCAGCAGCAAGAAGCTTTTTGCTCCGCGCCTGGGGCTGGCTTACCAGCTCAACGACAAGACAGTGGTCCGCAGCGCTTTCGGAATCACCTATGACACGCTGCCTCTCGAGAGGCCCTTGCGCGGGTTCTTCCCGTATACCATCGCCGCGGACAACTTTGTCGCAGGCAACAGCCACGTCACGCGTTTCCTTCCCTATTCAAGCTTTAATCTCGGAAACAACACAGCGAATGCAATTCCGGGATTGGCTGATGGCGTGCCGCTCATCCAGGGCCCGACAGGATTCGCATCGGGAGTGCTGGTTCCACCTGGCAACGTGGTAATCGGCAGCCTGGGCCCCGGCGAGTACCATCGCGGATATGTGGAGTCGTGGAATTTCACGGTCGAGAGAAAGCTTCCCGGCTCGATTCTGCTGAACGCCGGCTACGTGGGCAACCACCTTGTGCATGAATTCAATTTCCGGGACATCAACGCGGCGCCCCTTGGCACCGGAGGCTCCGGACAGCCTCTTTCCGTCTTCGGCCGAAACATCAAGACCCTGCAAGGCCAGGGATACCTGGACTCCCACTACAACTCCCTGCAGGTTTCGATTTACCGGAGGGTTTCGACCGGCCTGTTCCTGCAAGGGGCCTACACTTATTCGAAAGTAATCGCGTATCAAGATGACGAGGCAGCTTCATCGTCCAACAGCGGACTGCGGTTCAACTGTCCTCCATCCTCGGCCCTGCCGCAGGGATGCCAGCCGTTCAATCGTGGAGCGCCAGCCTTTGACCACACCCATGTGCTGAAAATGGCGTTCGTCTATCATCTGCCATTCGGGGCGGGCCAGAGGTGGGCCACCAGCGGGCCAGCCAGATACATCCTCGGAGGGTGGCAGACCAACGGTATATTTACTGGGCTTTCCGGAAGTCCGTTGACCGTCACTCAGAGCAGCTCGTTCCTCAACACTCCGGCCACCAGCCAGGTTCCCGATAACGCTGGCGGGCTCAATATGCTCAAGGAAACCGGGCCGGACCAACTGTGGTTTAATACAACTGCCTTCGTGCCGACCAAGGAGGTACGATTGGGTACGGCAGGGCGCGGCCTTTCCTGGCTGCGCGGGCCGGGCCTTACACAACTCGACTTCAGCGTTTTCCGCAATTTCAAATTTGCGGAACGGTATAACCTGGCGCTGCGGTTCGAGGCGCTGAACCTTTCCAACACTCCTCACTGGAGTAATCCGAGCACGAGCTGTTCGATAAAAACCGGACCTGGCGATGGTGTTTGCGGTGGCGGCTTCGGGCAAATCACCGACGCGTTCGGCGAGAGGATTTTCCAGATCGGAGCGCAGATAGATTTCTGA